One region of Flavobacterium pisciphilum genomic DNA includes:
- a CDS encoding DegT/DnrJ/EryC1/StrS family aminotransferase, whose amino-acid sequence MKKIQMVDLKSQYDKIKGAVNASIQEVLDTNTYINGPLVHQFQKNLETYLGVKHVIPCANGTDALQIAMMGLDLKPGDEVITADFTFAATVEVIALLQLTPVLVDVEMDSMNISIDAIKKAITPKTKAIVPVHLFGRAANMDAIMELAAAHNLYVIEDNAQAIGADYISKSGAKNKVGVMGHVAATSFFPSKNLGCYGDGGAIFTNDDALAHIIRGIVNHGMYERYHHDVVGVNSRLDSIQAGVLNVKLPLLDEYNKARREAATKYNAALAGHPNIITPSFNVNENDHVFHQYTLRIINADRNGLLQHLQDKGIPCAIYYPIPLHSQKAYVDVRYKEEYFPVTNQLVQEVLSLPMHTELDDEQIKFITDSVIEFLK is encoded by the coding sequence ATGAAAAAAATTCAAATGGTTGACTTAAAAAGTCAATATGATAAAATAAAAGGAGCTGTAAATGCTTCTATTCAAGAAGTTTTAGATACAAATACATATATTAATGGACCATTGGTACATCAATTTCAAAAAAATCTAGAAACATATTTAGGAGTAAAACATGTTATTCCTTGTGCAAATGGTACTGATGCATTGCAAATAGCAATGATGGGTTTAGACTTAAAACCAGGTGATGAAGTTATTACTGCCGATTTTACTTTTGCTGCTACTGTAGAGGTGATTGCTTTATTGCAATTAACGCCAGTTTTGGTAGATGTTGAAATGGATAGTATGAATATTTCTATTGACGCTATTAAAAAAGCAATAACTCCAAAAACAAAAGCAATCGTTCCAGTACATTTGTTTGGACGTGCAGCTAATATGGATGCGATTATGGAGCTGGCAGCAGCGCATAATTTGTATGTAATTGAAGATAATGCACAAGCAATTGGAGCAGATTATATTTCTAAATCAGGAGCAAAAAACAAAGTAGGAGTTATGGGGCATGTGGCTGCAACTTCTTTCTTTCCATCTAAAAACTTAGGTTGTTATGGAGATGGTGGTGCTATTTTTACTAATGATGATGCCTTGGCGCATATTATTCGTGGGATTGTAAATCACGGAATGTATGAGCGTTACCATCATGATGTTGTGGGAGTTAATTCGCGTTTAGATAGTATTCAAGCAGGAGTTTTAAATGTGAAACTTCCGTTATTAGATGAGTACAATAAAGCGCGTCGTGAGGCTGCAACAAAGTATAATGCTGCATTAGCTGGACATCCTAATATTATTACTCCTTCATTTAACGTTAATGAAAACGATCACGTTTTTCATCAATATACATTGCGTATTATAAATGCAGATAGAAACGGATTATTGCAACATTTACAGGATAAAGGAATTCCTTGTGCAATTTATTATCCAATTCCGTTGCATTCACAAAAAGCTTATGTTGATGTTCGTTATAAAGAAGAGTATTTCCCAGTAACCAATCAGTTGGTACAAGAAGTGCTTTCATTGCCAATGCATACAGAGCTTGATGATGAGCAAATTAAATTTATTACGGATAGTGTAATTGAGTTTTTGAAATAA